Proteins from a genomic interval of Paenibacillus lentus:
- a CDS encoding DUF4023 domain-containing protein has protein sequence MDSTHEFVEKMHDKQEKDRRNKERHGKGNPAGQLSTKQHSTQK, from the coding sequence ATGGACAGTACACATGAATTCGTCGAAAAAATGCATGATAAGCAAGAAAAAGATCGCCGCAACAAAGAACGGCACGGCAAAGGCAACCCCGCTGGACAACTATCCACTAAGCAGCATAGCACGCAAAAATAA
- a CDS encoding prenyltransferase — MNKWTLFRKASRFQVIPVMLIPVFLGALGAYVWKGEFHPVLFTITLIGAGAAHLFSNMINDLWDYRNGTDTAAKNTPEAISTNSGFLAGGIMSEQAFARLTWSLLGLGVLCGVVLSLYSGWPVLVFGALGGLIAYFYVAPPIKFGYRGKGFSELAILLSFGVLPIMGSYYVQTGDLSWRSVLLSLPIGLLTTLVLFNHHFLHWQADKEAGKNTLVVVWGEKRALSFSKTLLILAYASLLLCVGMGILPVYALAALLTAIPIYRVYGRLQEHNAPAAYLPLMGASVKASIRCGFVMIVALLIQGILQ; from the coding sequence GTGAATAAATGGACTTTGTTCAGAAAGGCATCCCGGTTTCAGGTCATTCCCGTTATGCTTATTCCTGTTTTTCTTGGAGCGCTGGGCGCTTATGTCTGGAAAGGGGAATTTCATCCGGTACTTTTCACCATTACATTGATTGGCGCAGGGGCGGCACATCTTTTCTCGAACATGATCAATGATTTGTGGGACTACCGAAACGGGACGGATACGGCGGCCAAAAATACACCGGAGGCGATTTCCACCAATTCTGGATTTCTTGCCGGGGGGATCATGTCAGAGCAAGCCTTTGCGAGGCTAACTTGGTCTTTGCTAGGATTGGGCGTGCTCTGCGGTGTCGTTCTTAGCTTGTATAGCGGCTGGCCGGTTCTCGTATTTGGTGCTCTCGGTGGGCTGATTGCTTATTTCTATGTGGCGCCCCCGATTAAATTCGGGTACCGCGGCAAAGGCTTTAGCGAGCTGGCGATTTTACTGTCATTTGGGGTACTGCCGATCATGGGATCTTATTATGTGCAAACGGGTGATTTGAGCTGGCGTTCGGTGCTGTTGTCGCTTCCCATCGGTTTGTTGACGACGCTGGTCCTGTTCAACCATCACTTTTTGCATTGGCAGGCGGACAAGGAAGCGGGCAAAAATACGCTGGTCGTCGTATGGGGCGAAAAGCGAGCGCTCAGCTTCTCCAAAACGCTGCTGATATTGGCTTACGCATCTTTATTGTTATGCGTTGGAATGGGCATACTTCCGGTATATGCGCTGGCCGCACTGTTAACGGCGATTCCGATCTACCGCGTCTATGGTCGGTTGCAGGAGCATAATGCTCCGGCCGCTTATTTGCCGTTGATGGGCGCTTCGGTAAAGGCTTCAATACGCTGCGGCTTCGTAATGATCGTGGCTCTTTTGATTCAGGGGATTCTGCAATAA
- a CDS encoding Gfo/Idh/MocA family protein, which produces MNKKLRYGILGCAGIAIKDVMPAIQKSEYGVLAAVASRDLEKSRSVAEQFGITTAYGSYEELIEDATIEAVYIPLPNHLHKEWAIRAMRAGKHVLCEKPIALTSEEAKEMAAVAKQEGVVLAEAFMYRHHPRWKRIREIIESGELGELRLIRGAFTYNNAEDLDNIRLRPEWGGGALYDVGCYPISAARFILGQEPEAITVHAQFSDKHFGVDMMAAGILEFAGGLALTFDCGMWTEHRQLLEIVGSEGRIDIPHAFTVGDDEDASYTVTVRGVSRIEGHEDKADPYTMEVDDLAKAVFGIQPKLFSPDDAVQGMRVLEAGLASARERRRISFK; this is translated from the coding sequence ATGAATAAGAAGCTTCGATATGGAATACTCGGGTGTGCAGGGATTGCCATCAAAGATGTGATGCCGGCGATTCAGAAATCAGAGTACGGCGTTCTTGCCGCGGTGGCGAGTCGGGATTTGGAGAAGAGTCGGTCGGTAGCGGAGCAATTCGGCATAACGACAGCTTATGGCAGCTATGAAGAGCTTATTGAAGATGCGACGATTGAGGCCGTATACATCCCACTCCCGAATCATTTACATAAAGAGTGGGCGATTCGTGCTATGAGGGCGGGTAAGCATGTGCTGTGCGAAAAGCCGATAGCGCTTACCAGCGAGGAGGCTAAGGAAATGGCGGCCGTCGCGAAGCAAGAAGGCGTCGTTCTTGCCGAGGCCTTTATGTACAGGCATCATCCGCGCTGGAAGAGAATTCGGGAGATTATTGAGAGCGGGGAGCTGGGCGAGCTGCGGTTGATTCGTGGCGCGTTCACCTATAACAATGCAGAGGATCTAGATAATATCCGGTTGCGGCCGGAATGGGGAGGGGGTGCGCTTTACGATGTGGGTTGCTACCCCATCAGCGCGGCTCGCTTCATTCTCGGGCAAGAGCCCGAGGCAATTACTGTGCACGCCCAGTTCTCCGATAAGCATTTTGGCGTGGACATGATGGCAGCTGGAATACTGGAGTTTGCTGGCGGCCTGGCGCTAACCTTTGATTGTGGCATGTGGACCGAGCATCGCCAACTGCTGGAAATCGTCGGCAGCGAGGGGCGCATCGATATCCCGCATGCTTTTACTGTAGGGGATGATGAGGACGCCTCATATACGGTTACGGTTCGTGGCGTAAGCCGGATAGAGGGGCATGAAGACAAAGCCGATCCTTATACCATGGAAGTGGATGATCTGGCCAAAGCCGTATTCGGGATACAGCCGAAGCTTTTTTCTCCGGATGATGCCGTTCAAGGCATGCGCGTCCTGGAAGCGGGGTTGGCCTCAGCACGGGAACGACGCCGGATTAGTTTTAAATAG
- a CDS encoding PadR family transcriptional regulator, with translation MTNLILLALLRERPMHGYELQQLIQNSRMDTWTNLLSGSIYYALNKMEQDGLLRTEAEERTGARLRKIYAITDAGEEMFQHMLRQSLTLSPHSVKSDFSLGLMWIEQLPPEEAISLLKQNLQQLEKTLELWHVGREIKGQYGLSPFAEASFDNAMALLELDIQYVKRIIQLMEQKRSAGS, from the coding sequence GTGACTAATCTGATCTTGCTAGCCCTGCTGCGCGAACGGCCCATGCATGGGTACGAGCTCCAACAGCTTATCCAGAACAGCCGGATGGACACCTGGACGAATTTATTGTCGGGCTCGATTTACTACGCGCTCAATAAAATGGAGCAGGACGGTCTCCTGCGAACGGAAGCGGAGGAGCGGACGGGTGCACGCCTGCGTAAAATATATGCGATCACCGACGCCGGCGAGGAAATGTTCCAGCACATGCTGCGGCAATCCCTGACTTTGTCCCCCCACTCCGTCAAATCGGACTTCTCCCTTGGCCTCATGTGGATCGAGCAGCTTCCACCGGAGGAAGCCATTAGCCTGCTGAAGCAAAATCTGCAGCAATTAGAAAAGACGCTGGAGCTATGGCATGTCGGCAGAGAAATTAAAGGACAATACGGCCTTTCTCCTTTTGCCGAAGCCTCCTTCGACAACGCCATGGCCTTACTGGAGCTGGATATTCAATATGTAAAACGCATTATTCAGCTAATGGAACAGAAAAGGTCAGCTGGTTCCTAG
- a CDS encoding ABC transporter ATP-binding protein: MSFLIQAQGLTKIYRKRSVVHDISLTINPGEVVGIIGPNGAGKSTTLDMLLGLRRPDKGTVAYWCQEPYRHIGVQLQTTPFFPGYNALENMRLFAAFYGVRLKTEAILDLLHRCGLKDAAKTDASRLSGGQQKRLAIAMTLVHDPCLVFLDEPTAALDPRARREIRELIISLAQDGTSVVFTSHDMEEVFKLATRIVMIDGGVLKVDGRPEELLSNYGAASLEELYVQLTEPLSESRSEFAPEIWIKEDSV; encoded by the coding sequence TTGAGCTTTTTAATTCAAGCGCAGGGGCTAACCAAAATCTATCGAAAACGAAGCGTCGTTCACGACATCAGCTTAACGATCAATCCCGGCGAAGTGGTGGGAATCATCGGGCCGAACGGCGCAGGCAAGTCGACAACACTCGATATGCTGCTAGGACTCCGCCGTCCAGACAAAGGCACCGTAGCATACTGGTGTCAGGAGCCGTATCGCCATATCGGTGTGCAATTGCAAACGACTCCGTTCTTTCCTGGCTATAACGCACTGGAAAATATGCGACTATTCGCTGCCTTTTACGGCGTACGCCTAAAGACTGAGGCCATACTGGACCTTCTCCATCGCTGCGGCCTCAAAGACGCCGCCAAGACCGATGCTTCCCGCCTGTCCGGAGGACAACAGAAGAGGCTAGCCATTGCCATGACCCTCGTCCATGACCCCTGCCTTGTCTTTCTTGATGAGCCGACGGCAGCGCTGGATCCTCGGGCACGCCGCGAAATAAGAGAGCTCATTATTTCACTGGCGCAGGATGGAACCTCGGTAGTATTCACATCGCATGATATGGAAGAAGTGTTCAAACTGGCTACGCGCATCGTGATGATTGACGGAGGTGTATTGAAGGTAGACGGGCGTCCTGAGGAGTTGTTAAGCAATTACGGAGCCGCTAGTTTAGAGGAACTATATGTTCAATTAACGGAACCCCTATCGGAGTCCCGATCAGAATTTGCACCAGAAATCTGGATAAAGGAGGATTCGGTATGA
- the menA gene encoding 1,4-dihydroxy-2-naphthoate polyprenyltransferase, whose amino-acid sequence MAIKKFLKLVEIQTKVASMIPFIFGTVYALFRFEQFNAYHFMLMLISLLSFDMATTAINNYYDYRKAVKKHGYGYEIHNAIVQYNIRPAVVVAIIAILLTLAIGAGIVLFLEVGLLLLLLGGLSFAVGILYSFGPIPISRMPLGEIFSGLFMGFVIIFISAYIHVGDRFASLTLAGGVVTLQIQLVEVILVFLISIPAILGIANIMLANNICDMEDDIENRRYTLPVYIGRSKAIVLFKILYYAAYLDLIVLYALRVHPIIVALVLLTLLPVRKNVKRFADQPTKQFTFGLAVQNFIMTNAARIIALGVAVLMM is encoded by the coding sequence ATGGCGATTAAAAAATTCCTGAAGCTGGTGGAAATTCAGACGAAGGTCGCAAGCATGATTCCTTTCATTTTTGGCACGGTCTATGCCTTATTCCGTTTTGAGCAATTTAATGCTTATCATTTCATGTTAATGTTGATTTCCCTGCTTAGCTTCGATATGGCAACGACAGCGATTAATAACTATTATGACTATCGGAAGGCAGTCAAGAAGCATGGTTATGGGTATGAGATTCATAATGCGATTGTGCAGTACAATATTAGGCCGGCGGTCGTGGTCGCAATTATTGCAATTTTGTTGACATTGGCGATTGGCGCTGGCATCGTTTTATTTTTAGAGGTTGGATTACTTCTGCTGTTGTTAGGTGGTTTGTCGTTTGCCGTAGGCATTTTGTATTCTTTTGGGCCCATTCCGATCTCGCGGATGCCGCTGGGGGAAATATTTTCGGGGCTGTTCATGGGTTTTGTCATTATCTTTATTTCGGCTTACATTCATGTAGGGGATCGATTTGCTTCCTTGACGCTGGCAGGAGGGGTTGTTACGCTGCAAATACAGCTCGTTGAGGTCATTTTGGTCTTCCTCATTTCCATTCCGGCGATTCTCGGTATTGCCAATATCATGCTGGCGAATAACATCTGCGATATGGAGGATGATATCGAGAATAGACGATACACGCTCCCCGTCTACATCGGTCGGTCGAAGGCCATTGTCCTGTTTAAAATACTATATTACGCAGCTTATCTGGATCTGATCGTGCTGTACGCGCTTCGCGTTCATCCGATTATTGTTGCGCTGGTTCTCCTGACACTCCTCCCTGTTCGGAAAAATGTCAAGCGATTCGCTGATCAGCCCACAAAGCAGTTTACCTTCGGCTTGGCGGTGCAAAACTTCATAATGACCAATGCCGCCCGCATCATTGCTCTTGGTGTAGCAGTGCTTATGATGTAG
- a CDS encoding ABC transporter permease encodes MITVLTTMLRGMLRDIHTLFWTIAFPIALLIGLGLYLQQPAYSEKLLSGVLTMNVLFGSTMVTAFNVMTHRNRGVYKLLRATPFKTTTFVAAMTGARTILSLIVSAVIIVTGRLMLGVSIRPLNLVLMLIVLLVGTVCFTALGFIAANLSKDESNVNMISNLISFPLLFTSEAFYSLQQAPEWIRIFGSLQPFHYFVKAMNLALAQAQASVLADLGLSLLILAGFTAICLGAAVLTFRWDSEAPSRRRKRTQTTNSSLS; translated from the coding sequence ATGATTACTGTTTTGACAACGATGCTGCGGGGAATGCTGCGGGATATACATACTTTATTCTGGACAATCGCCTTTCCAATCGCACTGCTGATCGGCCTGGGTCTCTATTTGCAGCAGCCCGCTTATTCGGAAAAATTGCTTAGCGGTGTACTGACGATGAACGTGTTATTCGGGTCTACGATGGTTACCGCCTTTAACGTAATGACGCATCGCAACCGCGGCGTGTATAAGCTGCTAAGAGCTACTCCCTTCAAAACCACCACCTTCGTAGCTGCTATGACTGGCGCCAGAACCATCCTATCCCTCATCGTTAGCGCCGTTATCATCGTTACGGGTAGGCTGATGCTTGGAGTTAGTATCCGTCCCCTAAACCTAGTGCTCATGCTGATCGTACTCCTGGTCGGGACTGTGTGCTTCACGGCTCTCGGGTTCATTGCGGCTAATCTGTCTAAGGACGAGAGTAACGTCAATATGATTTCTAATCTAATCAGTTTTCCGCTTTTATTTACGAGCGAAGCTTTCTACAGCCTACAGCAGGCTCCTGAATGGATCAGGATCTTTGGATCTCTCCAGCCCTTTCACTATTTCGTGAAAGCCATGAACCTAGCATTGGCCCAAGCGCAAGCGAGTGTATTAGCAGACTTAGGGTTATCCCTGCTGATCTTGGCAGGCTTTACCGCCATCTGCCTAGGAGCTGCAGTGCTGACCTTCCGTTGGGACAGTGAAGCTCCTTCGCGCAGAAGAAAGAGGACGCAGACTACAAATAGCAGTCTATCCTAG
- a CDS encoding EAL domain-containing protein: MMTRRRYFSYTTSIIFLAGLGLALVSEYHPLHLIFGISLVFTNFVLLLLTRIYGIGLGLCTATLVYAISIFVWGNPLFQGVLWLEIVFLCLSWYLRKNFRTTIGADFIFWIAVGLPIFFLLYYFSYRAISIEIWMMAAIYISNGLFNVLLADAVWEYLPSKYFHLREASRKQPIYLNKLLYHIIFLAIALPFVFYLLMNSRNTYDSVRYNSLQVALHTSNSIANELDRWSPEDIRRLEHTGHMGHSEYLGKIQLEKLQRIVNFFAADRGYHIVVFDPRHKQIVADSESEEQYSLSHFLPLPNNSIIQGDFYLHMPEKRLRLLPNQEWQEASYIYGTTLKQVPFIVYVMVPLQPYQKQIYGQYLTQFIYLLLFMIAAAIGSRWITRRLVRGLSELANVTTGLPDKVYHLHDLEWPESRIYEIRSLTVNFRIMTNKLLTMFQESLRSNQLLQEQTLQLQQSEKKLQELAYYDGLTGLPNRLHFTEYIGSLGMHYGPDHSFAVMFADLNRFKQVNDTLGHETGDILLQKVASRFSPLISDQLRVFRLSGDEFVFVYHYNDTTSVQQAAQAICDALNEPIIIGDVALYVSVSIGISIYPYDGDNLDLIMRNADIAMYVAKEQGNSIYHFYDRMIENQLSENMKLENGLRSALLNDQFSLYYQPKIDAKTGRISGAEALIRWIHPEYGFVPPDKFIQLAETSGIIMDIDEWVVTEACRQNKAWQEQGLPRFPIAVNLSARHFYQGNLISMISRVLTKTRLDPQDLILEITEGSLIKSAEYVIKVMADLRAMGITISMDDFGTGYSSLSQLQRLPIHEIKLDRSFIQGLAHDPKKSAIVRAVIALAHHMELGIVAEGIESEAELRYLRSLNCAQFQGYLFSKPLREEEFTQFVKHWDGSWLDHDGVENTKQHQKQTKNDSS; the protein is encoded by the coding sequence ATGATGACCAGAAGAAGATATTTCTCTTATACAACAAGTATCATCTTTCTAGCGGGGCTCGGACTGGCACTCGTCAGTGAATATCATCCCCTCCACTTGATCTTTGGCATCTCGCTAGTGTTTACGAACTTTGTGCTGCTTCTGCTTACCCGTATATACGGCATAGGCTTGGGGCTATGTACAGCGACATTGGTGTATGCTATATCCATCTTTGTTTGGGGCAATCCCCTCTTTCAAGGGGTTCTTTGGTTAGAAATCGTCTTTCTCTGTCTTTCATGGTACTTGAGAAAAAACTTCAGGACAACGATTGGAGCAGACTTTATTTTCTGGATAGCCGTCGGTCTCCCAATCTTCTTCCTCTTATACTATTTTTCGTATCGTGCCATTTCCATCGAAATTTGGATGATGGCGGCAATTTATATATCTAACGGATTATTCAACGTGCTGCTGGCGGATGCGGTATGGGAGTATCTTCCGAGTAAATACTTTCACCTACGCGAAGCTTCCCGGAAGCAGCCCATTTATTTAAATAAACTGCTTTACCATATTATTTTTTTGGCTATTGCCCTGCCATTCGTGTTTTACCTTCTCATGAACAGCAGGAATACATATGACTCTGTACGCTATAATTCTCTGCAAGTCGCTCTCCATACATCTAACAGCATTGCCAATGAGCTCGATCGTTGGAGCCCGGAGGATATTCGCAGGTTGGAGCATACGGGCCATATGGGGCATAGTGAGTACCTTGGGAAAATCCAGCTCGAGAAGCTGCAGCGCATCGTAAATTTCTTTGCAGCCGACCGAGGTTATCATATTGTTGTGTTTGACCCGCGGCATAAACAAATCGTAGCGGATAGCGAGTCAGAGGAACAGTATTCCTTAAGTCATTTTCTGCCCTTGCCTAACAACTCAATCATTCAGGGTGATTTCTACCTGCATATGCCTGAGAAACGCCTGCGGCTGCTGCCCAATCAGGAATGGCAAGAAGCCAGCTATATTTACGGGACGACGCTGAAGCAAGTCCCCTTTATTGTGTACGTCATGGTACCCTTGCAGCCGTACCAAAAGCAGATCTACGGCCAATATTTAACACAATTCATATATCTGCTGCTGTTTATGATCGCGGCCGCCATTGGCAGCCGTTGGATTACCCGTCGCCTCGTTCGGGGGCTATCCGAGCTAGCTAATGTGACGACCGGGCTCCCGGACAAAGTCTATCACCTGCACGACCTGGAATGGCCGGAGAGCCGAATATATGAGATCCGTTCGCTTACCGTGAATTTCCGAATAATGACGAATAAACTACTAACCATGTTCCAAGAGTCGCTCAGGAGCAATCAGTTACTTCAGGAACAGACCTTACAACTGCAGCAATCCGAGAAGAAGCTGCAGGAGCTGGCATACTACGATGGCCTGACCGGGTTGCCAAACCGCCTGCACTTCACAGAATACATCGGTTCCCTAGGGATGCACTACGGCCCGGATCATTCCTTTGCCGTCATGTTTGCCGATTTAAACCGCTTTAAGCAGGTCAACGATACTCTCGGCCATGAGACAGGCGACATTCTATTGCAAAAAGTAGCCTCCCGCTTCTCCCCGCTGATCTCCGATCAGCTTCGGGTATTCAGGCTTAGCGGAGACGAATTCGTATTTGTGTATCATTACAACGATACGACCTCCGTTCAGCAAGCGGCTCAAGCTATCTGCGATGCACTGAATGAACCGATCATCATAGGTGATGTCGCTCTATACGTCTCAGTAAGCATCGGAATCAGTATATATCCTTACGATGGAGACAATCTGGACTTGATCATGCGCAATGCCGACATTGCTATGTACGTAGCTAAGGAGCAAGGGAATAGTATCTATCATTTCTACGATCGGATGATCGAGAACCAGCTCTCTGAAAATATGAAGCTGGAGAATGGCTTACGCAGTGCTCTTTTAAACGATCAGTTTTCATTATATTATCAGCCTAAAATCGATGCCAAAACAGGCCGCATCAGCGGAGCGGAAGCCTTGATTCGTTGGATTCATCCAGAGTATGGCTTCGTGCCTCCCGACAAGTTTATCCAACTCGCGGAGACATCAGGGATCATCATGGACATCGATGAATGGGTGGTGACGGAGGCATGCCGTCAGAATAAAGCATGGCAGGAACAGGGACTGCCGCGCTTTCCAATTGCGGTGAATCTTTCAGCACGGCACTTCTATCAAGGCAATCTGATCAGCATGATTTCCCGCGTGCTCACAAAGACCCGGCTTGACCCTCAGGACCTTATTCTTGAAATCACCGAAGGCTCGCTGATCAAGAGTGCGGAATATGTCATTAAAGTGATGGCTGATTTGCGTGCCATGGGAATTACCATTTCAATGGATGACTTCGGCACCGGGTACTCCTCCCTCAGCCAGCTCCAGCGGCTGCCGATCCACGAGATCAAGCTGGATCGGTCGTTCATTCAAGGCCTAGCCCATGATCCGAAGAAATCAGCCATCGTTCGTGCTGTCATTGCGCTTGCCCACCATATGGAGCTTGGCATCGTTGCCGAGGGAATCGAGTCGGAGGCAGAGCTCCGCTATCTGCGAAGCCTGAACTGCGCCCAATTCCAAGGCTATTTATTCAGCAAGCCGCTGCGGGAGGAGGAGTTCACTCAGTTCGTAAAGCATTGGGACGGAAGCTGGTTAGACCATGATGGAGTAGAGAACACTAAACAGCATCAGAAACAAACTAAAAATGACTCCTCGTGA
- a CDS encoding IS256 family transposase, which yields MGLWTKQQLRDFIKENNLVTAQDAQNALKNLFAETIQEMLEAEMETHLGYAKHDITAKATSNSRNGKSKKTVVSEYGEQEIIVPRDRLGEFEPLVVKKHQSNVTGIEEQIIALYAKGVSTREIQDHLQQLYGIEVSPTLISNVTNKVIPMVKEWQNRPLQSVYAVVFLDAIHFKVKQDGAIVNKAAYMVIGIDLDGNKDVLGMWIGENESAKFWLNVLNELKNRGVQDILITCVDNLTGFSQAISACYPATEIQKCIIHQIRNSTRYVSYKDLKKVTADLKPIYKAATEEAALVELDRFEEEWGKKYPLIVRSWRNNWSELATFFKYPPEIRKLIYTTNMIESYHRQLRKVTKGKSIFPSDEALLKMLYLSTMDVVRKWTGRVQNWGQMLLQFSVFFPDRVGQHLR from the coding sequence ATGGGACTTTGGACGAAACAACAGTTGCGCGACTTCATTAAAGAGAATAATCTGGTAACGGCACAGGATGCTCAAAACGCATTAAAGAACCTGTTTGCAGAAACAATCCAGGAGATGCTCGAAGCGGAGATGGAAACACATCTGGGCTATGCCAAGCACGACATCACGGCGAAAGCAACGTCAAACAGCCGTAATGGCAAAAGCAAGAAAACTGTCGTCAGTGAGTATGGTGAGCAAGAAATAATCGTACCCCGTGATCGCTTGGGCGAGTTTGAACCGCTTGTGGTGAAGAAGCATCAGTCCAATGTCACAGGCATTGAGGAACAGATCATTGCGCTTTACGCGAAGGGCGTCAGCACGCGTGAAATTCAAGATCATCTACAGCAGTTGTATGGCATCGAAGTCTCCCCGACACTGATCTCGAACGTGACAAACAAGGTTATCCCTATGGTTAAGGAATGGCAAAATCGGCCGCTACAGAGCGTATATGCCGTTGTCTTTCTCGACGCCATTCATTTCAAAGTGAAGCAAGACGGAGCTATTGTCAACAAGGCGGCTTACATGGTCATCGGCATCGATCTGGACGGGAATAAAGACGTCCTAGGCATGTGGATTGGCGAAAACGAGTCGGCCAAGTTCTGGCTCAATGTCTTGAACGAGTTAAAAAACCGCGGCGTACAAGACATTCTCATTACGTGTGTCGATAATCTAACCGGTTTCTCGCAAGCGATAAGCGCTTGTTATCCCGCTACAGAAATTCAGAAGTGCATCATCCATCAAATCCGTAATTCAACGCGCTACGTGTCCTACAAGGACTTGAAGAAGGTGACTGCCGATCTGAAGCCGATCTACAAAGCAGCAACCGAAGAAGCGGCGCTTGTGGAGCTAGATCGCTTTGAGGAGGAGTGGGGCAAAAAGTATCCTCTGATCGTCCGTTCTTGGCGCAACAACTGGAGCGAGCTCGCTACATTCTTCAAGTACCCGCCGGAAATTCGCAAGTTGATCTACACCACGAACATGATCGAGAGTTATCACCGTCAACTGCGCAAAGTGACAAAAGGCAAAAGCATCTTTCCGAGCGACGAGGCTCTCCTTAAAATGCTGTATTTATCCACAATGGACGTTGTACGGAAATGGACGGGCCGTGTTCAGAACTGGGGACAAATGCTGCTACAGTTTTCGGTTTTCTTCCCTGATCGCGTGGGTCAGCACTTGAGGTAG
- a CDS encoding DUF6081 family protein, whose translation MDKQRIIGDFHTILNEGQVWKIGGFPLPDGSFWEYREPDAVVIVRNGLLYVRAPLSRKHDHVQILDNAKHMYYSVEEIEVPENGEISFELDMRARTQNTVPGDLYDGYVSLNLLDFTTGAALDFFAGNDKYASVYAVLPFPGVEVPPSDKTRFFCVFKEDTDFKAREFNNYKITYNRGEDEVIFYLNGNEIRREKGVPIKFNKFTIALGIMTEKDLTPEGSVSVHGQTVIAEYSPVKVTIKE comes from the coding sequence ATGGACAAGCAGCGGATCATTGGCGACTTTCATACAATTTTAAATGAAGGACAGGTGTGGAAAATCGGCGGGTTCCCACTACCGGATGGCTCGTTCTGGGAATACCGTGAGCCGGATGCGGTCGTCATCGTACGTAACGGCCTCCTGTATGTTCGCGCGCCGCTCAGCCGGAAGCATGATCATGTGCAAATCTTGGATAATGCGAAGCACATGTACTATTCCGTGGAGGAAATTGAAGTTCCGGAGAACGGTGAAATCAGCTTTGAGCTGGATATGCGGGCTCGCACCCAAAATACGGTGCCGGGCGATCTTTATGACGGCTATGTCTCCTTGAATCTTTTGGATTTCACGACAGGAGCTGCGCTCGACTTTTTTGCTGGAAATGATAAATATGCGAGTGTGTATGCAGTTCTGCCGTTCCCGGGCGTCGAGGTGCCACCGAGCGATAAGACGCGCTTCTTCTGCGTGTTCAAAGAGGATACGGATTTTAAAGCGCGGGAGTTCAACAATTACAAAATTACGTATAACCGCGGCGAGGACGAGGTCATCTTCTATTTAAACGGCAACGAGATTCGCCGGGAAAAAGGAGTTCCGATTAAGTTCAATAAATTCACGATTGCTCTTGGTATTATGACGGAAAAGGATCTGACGCCCGAAGGCAGCGTATCTGTACACGGACAGACGGTGATCGCGGAGTATTCTCCAGTCAAGGTAACGATCAAGGAATAA